The genomic DNA AGAGAAAGCAGGTAAAATTCAAACAGATAAAATCATtcttattttacaaatatttacaaatgttacctGTACAGAAATATgtccttttttctctttgtgattcaacagtctttttttttcttttttttttttttacatggctTTTACAGTCCAGTGCTGCCAGgaataaaatgtgtataaaaataagagtttgttttttctctcactGGTTTGGAGTCACTGTGAAGGCCATTTGGAAACAGCAGCCACTGCAGCTGATGGTAAAACGTGTCCAGAGATGATGTTTGAGGGCACGCTGAGGATGGGTGTCCGGGTGAGGGAGAGGGACTGCGCGCTCAGCAGGGCCGACTGAACCGTCACCGGAGGCCGCAGGAACGCCTGAGCCGCGCTCGGTGAGGACGTGGACGCGCTGGACACCCCGATAATGTTCTCTATGCTGAACGAGGGCCGGTTGGAGGGCTCAGATTTGATCATGGACGCCGTGCTCAGGCTGTTGAGCTGCAGCTGAAGACTCGGGCTCAGCTGGGTGTTAAACGCCTTTCGGTTCAGCTCCGCGGAGGGCAGGAGGGGGACACCCGGGGCCAGCATGGGACCCACCTGAGGGATGTACGGGTACTGCAGGGCGGCGGGGTGTGAGTACGCAGCCGGGTGGATCCCGTAGTGTCTCCCGTAGGGGCCACCCAGGCTGTAGGCCCCGAAGCTCTGCATCATCAGCGCGGTCTGGTCTCTAAGCAAATCCGGTTGGACCCGTTTGAACCGTTTCCTCCTCCTGAGGAAGCTCCCGTTATCAAACATGTCCTCTGAGGCCGGGTCCAGTGTCCAGTAGTTGCCCTTACCCGGGTTGCCAGGTTCCCGGGGGATTTTCACGAAGCAGTCATTGAGGGATAAGTTGTGGCGGATGGAGTTCTGCCACGCGGGGAACTTCTCCCGGTAATACGGGAACCGGTTGCTGATGAACTCACAGATGCCGCTGAGGGTGAGCTTCTTCTGCGGGCTCTGGAGGATGGACATGGTGATCAGGGCGATGTAGGAGTAGGGCGGCTTCACCAGGCTGTTTTTGGGCTTCTGGATGACACCCCCAGGGGCTGCGGCGTTCTGCTCGTGACCCAGCAGCTCCCCCTTCCCGGTGTCTCCCTCTCCGGAGCTCTCACAACACGACGGACTCCCTCCCCCGGACCTCATGTCATCTTTCTCCACCTCGATCTCATCCTCTTCCACATCGTCGTCGCCGGTTTTCCCGCCGCGTTGCAGGATTCCAACTCCAACTCCCGGGCTGTCGCAGTCGCTGTCCACCCCTCTCTCCATgctctccacctcctcctcctcctcgtctccTTCACCCACCACGTCGATGTCCACGTCCTCCACCGTGAGCACAGTTTGCCCGGACATGTCGCTGGATCGGTCGCTGCCTCCAGAGAGGGTCATCTCACAGCTCACTTGCACTttttaggaagaaaaaaaacttgagcTGAACGGCCAGCTTCAGCAG from Gouania willdenowi chromosome 4, fGouWil2.1, whole genome shotgun sequence includes the following:
- the foxd3 gene encoding forkhead box protein D3, which gives rise to MTLSGGSDRSSDMSGQTVLTVEDVDIDVVGEGDEEEEEVESMERGVDSDCDSPGVGVGILQRGGKTGDDDVEEDEIEVEKDDMRSGGGSPSCCESSGEGDTGKGELLGHEQNAAAPGGVIQKPKNSLVKPPYSYIALITMSILQSPQKKLTLSGICEFISNRFPYYREKFPAWQNSIRHNLSLNDCFVKIPREPGNPGKGNYWTLDPASEDMFDNGSFLRRRKRFKRVQPDLLRDQTALMMQSFGAYSLGGPYGRHYGIHPAAYSHPAALQYPYIPQVGPMLAPGVPLLPSAELNRKAFNTQLSPSLQLQLNSLSTASMIKSEPSNRPSFSIENIIGVSSASTSSPSAAQAFLRPPVTVQSALLSAQSLSLTRTPILSVPSNIISGHVLPSAAVAAVSKWPSQ